In a single window of the Streptomyces sp. HUAS ZL42 genome:
- a CDS encoding HPr family phosphocarrier protein encodes MAQRVVSICPCSSLHARPSGALVQAGAQASVPMTLAVDGKTPVPADSVMSAMTLGASCGNQVTLTAEGDQKEAVLEGVATLLSKDLDA; translated from the coding sequence ATGGCGCAGCGCGTCGTCTCCATTTGCCCCTGCAGCAGCCTGCATGCCCGGCCTTCCGGCGCTCTCGTTCAGGCTGGCGCCCAGGCATCGGTCCCCATGACTCTTGCCGTCGACGGCAAGACCCCGGTCCCCGCCGACAGCGTGATGAGCGCCATGACACTCGGCGCCAGCTGCGGCAACCAGGTCACCCTGACCGCGGAAGGAGACCAGAAGGAGGCTGTGCTGGAAGGGGTAGCGACCCTGCTGAGCAAGGATCTCGACGCGTGA
- a CDS encoding sugar ABC transporter ATP-binding protein, which produces MVLDHVDFQVRAGEVHGLVGQNGAGKSTLVKTLAGLYPDHGGLITVDGKRATLDSPRQSRAEGIAVIHQEFSLVSEMTIADNLLLGHEPGRWRYSRRDVRNRAQALVEQVGIEIGESLDASVGTLSPAIRQRIEIVKALADDVKVLIMDEPTARLSEAERQSLFRVVRDLADRGVGLVFISHFLEEVREVTDWLTVMRNGKAIASEPTKSLSVVQMAELMLGEKFKQTLDEEVASHHADNQQPVVLEADSVSCGPRLRDVTISLRAGEIMGVAGLVGSGRTRLCRVLSGAEKPTSGRLRLRGNQVTFTTPRKAIAHGVALIPEDRKHQGLSLSAPLTWNLCLMAMHRRLGRWGVVPRSAVRRLSTRLVADLEISPGNIDANAATLSGGNQQKVVLGKTFAANPEVLIIDQPTAGVDIGTKAQIHRLLRERADAGAAVLVVSDDLEELYALGDRFHVLRQGRTVWQGTSADVTHEQLVQLISSGSAQSA; this is translated from the coding sequence ATGGTGCTTGATCACGTCGACTTCCAGGTGCGCGCCGGAGAGGTGCACGGACTTGTCGGACAGAACGGTGCGGGAAAGTCGACCCTGGTCAAGACACTGGCCGGTCTGTACCCGGACCACGGCGGCCTGATCACCGTCGACGGCAAACGCGCGACGCTTGACAGCCCACGCCAGTCCAGGGCGGAGGGAATCGCCGTCATCCACCAGGAGTTCAGCCTGGTGTCCGAGATGACCATCGCCGACAACCTCCTTCTCGGACATGAGCCCGGACGGTGGCGCTACAGCCGACGGGACGTCCGCAACCGGGCCCAAGCCTTGGTCGAGCAAGTCGGCATCGAGATCGGCGAGAGCCTCGACGCGAGCGTCGGCACACTCAGCCCGGCCATCCGGCAACGCATCGAGATCGTGAAGGCCCTCGCGGACGATGTGAAGGTACTTATCATGGATGAGCCGACCGCCCGCCTGTCCGAGGCCGAACGGCAGTCCCTTTTCCGCGTCGTACGCGACCTCGCAGACCGCGGCGTGGGGCTGGTGTTCATCTCCCACTTCCTCGAGGAGGTCCGGGAGGTGACCGACTGGCTCACCGTGATGCGCAACGGCAAGGCCATCGCGTCGGAGCCGACCAAGTCGCTGTCGGTGGTCCAGATGGCCGAGCTGATGCTGGGAGAGAAGTTCAAACAGACCTTGGACGAAGAAGTCGCCTCCCACCACGCCGACAACCAGCAGCCCGTCGTTCTGGAGGCGGATTCGGTCAGCTGCGGACCCCGCCTTCGCGACGTCACCATCAGCCTGCGCGCGGGTGAGATCATGGGTGTGGCCGGTCTCGTCGGCTCCGGCCGGACCAGGCTCTGCAGAGTGCTCAGCGGTGCCGAAAAGCCCACGAGCGGACGCCTTCGCCTTCGCGGCAACCAGGTGACCTTCACAACCCCGCGCAAGGCCATCGCCCACGGCGTGGCACTCATACCGGAGGACCGCAAACACCAAGGACTGAGCCTGTCCGCACCGCTGACGTGGAACCTGTGCCTCATGGCCATGCACCGCCGGCTGGGCCGCTGGGGCGTCGTACCACGCAGTGCGGTCCGGCGCCTGAGCACACGCCTCGTCGCGGACCTGGAAATCTCCCCGGGCAACATCGACGCCAACGCCGCGACACTCAGCGGCGGCAACCAGCAGAAGGTCGTCCTCGGCAAGACGTTCGCCGCCAATCCCGAGGTGCTCATCATCGACCAGCCCACCGCCGGCGTCGACATCGGCACAAAGGCACAGATCCACCGTCTCCTGCGCGAGCGAGCCGACGCCGGCGCCGCCGTCCTCGTCGTCTCGGACGACCTGGAAGAGCTGTACGCGCTCGGTGACCGTTTCCACGTCCTACGACAAGGGCGAACCGTTTGGCAGGGCACCTCGGCCGACGTCACCCACGAGCAACTGGTGCAGCTCATCTCCTCAGGTTCGGCGCAAAGTGCCTGA
- a CDS encoding putative PEP-binding protein, protein MSAPSTTMAGYGVSPELACAPLIRMMPPLVTDPDEAPDDDPGHEVQPIRQALTKVAEQLSTIATGGTADVILETGAAMASDPALIRASARHISEGVPTAHSLPLAVDSYRSELDSLDCSMAERATDLRALRNCAVAILLDAPMPGVPHPGHPFILAAADLFPVDTTVLADSEAVGPLTERSSPTSHTAISAHSLGLPAVVGCAEAAVLPDGTPVILDGRAGTLEAHPSFERRQQDLEQDRSRRLRRLHGPGRNADQHSISILTNIGTPGDAPRTAEDDNEGVGLCRTEFLYLDRHEAPTIDEQIDACTKVFTAFKGRALTTRTLDAGPDKPLPFLQMSAEDNPALGIRGLRTSTIAPSIFMIQLKALVAAQQNSGGQMRVMAPTVSTAQEAAQFAELPRGYEVHSVGIMIVVPSAALLAHELLQHVDFASIGTNDLAQYTLAADRTTHNLSHLLAPWRPARLTRTAQVCSAAPVIGRPVGVCGEAAADPLLAPVLAGTGVSSLSTASPAVAPVRDPLARLTLQHCEDLAAARVHEGTRYRTRHHTADE, encoded by the coding sequence GTGAGCGCCCCCTCCACCACGATGGCCGGCTACGGCGTCAGCCCAGAGCTCGCGTGCGCACCACTTATCCGTATGATGCCGCCGCTCGTCACGGACCCCGACGAAGCGCCGGACGACGATCCCGGACACGAAGTCCAGCCCATACGACAGGCCCTGACCAAGGTCGCCGAGCAGCTCTCTACGATTGCGACGGGTGGAACGGCCGACGTCATCCTGGAGACTGGCGCCGCCATGGCCAGCGACCCCGCCCTCATCCGAGCCTCCGCCCGGCACATCAGCGAGGGGGTGCCGACCGCCCACAGTCTCCCCCTCGCCGTCGACAGCTATCGCAGCGAACTCGACTCCCTCGACTGCTCCATGGCCGAACGGGCCACAGACTTGCGTGCCCTCCGCAACTGCGCGGTCGCGATCCTCCTGGACGCGCCCATGCCCGGCGTCCCCCACCCCGGACACCCCTTCATCCTGGCCGCAGCAGACCTCTTCCCGGTCGACACCACGGTTCTGGCCGACAGCGAAGCAGTGGGGCCGCTCACCGAAAGGAGCAGCCCAACGAGTCACACGGCCATTTCCGCGCACAGCCTGGGACTGCCTGCTGTAGTGGGCTGCGCAGAGGCCGCCGTTCTGCCGGACGGTACTCCCGTCATCCTCGACGGCAGGGCTGGCACCCTCGAAGCACACCCCTCGTTCGAGCGCCGGCAGCAAGATCTGGAGCAGGACCGTTCCCGCAGGCTGCGTCGCCTACACGGCCCTGGACGCAACGCCGACCAGCACTCCATCTCCATACTCACGAACATCGGCACGCCCGGCGATGCCCCCCGCACGGCAGAGGACGACAACGAAGGCGTCGGCCTCTGCCGTACCGAATTCCTCTACCTGGACCGCCACGAAGCCCCCACCATCGACGAACAAATAGACGCCTGTACAAAGGTCTTCACAGCATTCAAGGGCCGCGCTTTGACCACGCGCACCCTGGACGCCGGCCCAGACAAGCCCTTGCCCTTCCTGCAGATGTCTGCCGAGGACAACCCGGCCCTGGGGATTCGGGGTCTGCGCACCTCCACGATCGCGCCCAGCATCTTCATGATCCAGCTCAAGGCACTCGTCGCGGCACAACAAAACTCTGGCGGGCAGATGAGGGTCATGGCCCCCACGGTCTCCACCGCTCAGGAAGCCGCCCAGTTCGCCGAACTGCCCCGCGGCTACGAAGTACATTCCGTCGGCATCATGATCGTAGTGCCGTCAGCAGCCCTCCTCGCGCACGAACTGCTGCAGCACGTCGACTTTGCCAGTATCGGCACCAACGACCTGGCCCAGTACACACTCGCCGCGGACCGCACGACCCACAATCTCTCCCACCTCCTGGCCCCCTGGCGACCAGCCCGTCTCACCCGCACCGCCCAGGTGTGCAGCGCCGCCCCGGTAATCGGCCGCCCAGTGGGTGTGTGCGGTGAAGCGGCAGCCGATCCGCTCCTCGCCCCCGTCCTCGCCGGGACGGGCGTGAGCAGCCTTTCCACGGCAAGTCCGGCCGTAGCCCCGGTTCGTGACCCACTCGCCCGGCTCACCCTGCAGCACTGCGAGGACCTCGCCGCCGCAAGAGTGCATGAGGGAACCAGGTACCGCACGCGCCACCACACAGCGGATGAGTGA
- a CDS encoding glucose PTS transporter subunit EIIB: MSTARLIVEGLGGADNIADNEACITRLRTEVNDRDAVDVAALKRAGALGVLVSAGIVQVVVGAEADCLAEDIKEML, translated from the coding sequence ATGTCCACAGCGCGTTTGATCGTCGAGGGGCTCGGCGGGGCCGACAACATTGCCGACAACGAGGCCTGCATCACCAGGCTTCGCACCGAGGTGAACGACAGGGACGCCGTCGACGTCGCTGCCCTTAAGCGGGCGGGTGCTCTCGGGGTTCTCGTCTCGGCGGGCATCGTGCAGGTCGTCGTCGGCGCCGAGGCGGACTGTCTGGCCGAGGACATCAAGGAGATGCTGTGA
- a CDS encoding Gfo/Idh/MocA family protein, translated as MKRLDVAMIGAGFIARTHLPAWIALGARVSVFSTDGQGSLLADEFGITEASTLEEVLEWATVVDICTPTSTHRDIALAAFEAGADVLCEKPLALAPADALEMAYAAERTGRQLYPGHVVRFFPAYVRLRDAVHSNALGRVAVARFTRTGRYPTWSPWFADPVLSGGIVTDQMLHDMDIARWLFGEVVCIHATQRGHLTAPAPEGATATGSATLTHASGVISQVLGVWGPPATPFRYTFHVAGSNGTLSHDSLAHPSLRLVGQTGAEADGVPTGDFGEDPFAAQIREFAAAFQGGPAPRVNAWDGVAAVQIAAAARQSVATGLAVAVEDASSRKLMEGSH; from the coding sequence GTGAAGAGACTCGACGTAGCCATGATCGGTGCCGGCTTCATCGCGCGCACCCACTTGCCGGCCTGGATCGCCCTAGGGGCACGGGTCAGCGTATTTTCCACCGACGGGCAGGGCTCCCTTCTTGCCGACGAGTTCGGAATCACCGAGGCCTCCACCCTCGAAGAGGTGCTGGAATGGGCGACAGTCGTTGACATCTGTACCCCCACGTCAACCCATCGCGACATCGCTCTGGCCGCCTTCGAGGCAGGGGCGGACGTGCTGTGCGAGAAGCCGCTGGCGCTCGCCCCTGCGGATGCCCTGGAGATGGCGTACGCCGCGGAGAGGACAGGTCGCCAGCTGTACCCCGGGCACGTCGTGCGGTTCTTCCCCGCCTACGTCCGACTCCGCGACGCTGTCCACTCCAATGCGCTCGGGCGCGTCGCAGTGGCCCGCTTCACCCGCACCGGTCGCTATCCGACATGGAGCCCTTGGTTCGCGGATCCCGTGCTGTCCGGAGGCATCGTGACCGACCAGATGCTCCACGACATGGACATCGCCAGGTGGCTGTTCGGGGAAGTCGTCTGCATCCACGCCACTCAGCGGGGCCACCTCACCGCTCCAGCGCCTGAGGGCGCCACGGCCACGGGCAGCGCCACCCTCACCCACGCCTCCGGCGTCATCTCCCAGGTCCTGGGCGTGTGGGGTCCACCTGCCACGCCGTTCCGCTACACCTTCCACGTCGCGGGCTCCAACGGCACCCTCAGCCACGACTCCCTCGCACACCCGTCGCTGCGCCTGGTCGGCCAAACCGGCGCCGAAGCCGACGGCGTACCGACCGGAGACTTCGGCGAAGACCCGTTCGCCGCCCAGATCCGTGAGTTCGCAGCCGCCTTCCAGGGCGGCCCGGCCCCAAGAGTCAACGCGTGGGACGGTGTGGCGGCCGTCCAAATCGCCGCAGCCGCACGCCAGTCCGTAGCAACCGGCCTGGCCGTCGCAGTCGAAGACGCGTCTTCGCGCAAGCTCATGGAAGGAAGCCACTGA
- a CDS encoding PTS transporter subunit EIIC: MSTSTAPSAGRLAGLQKLGRSLMLPIATLPAAGLLLRLGQDDVLGRFPELQNTAHVISAAGGALFTHLPLIFAVGVAIGFAKKADGSTALAAVVGYLVLDGVFKAMSPVVLKGQKDLAGEQALVNFGVLGGIVMGLLTAVLWQRFYRTTLPPYLGFFSGRRLVPILTAVTALVVGVLMSLIYPLFNDGLTSVGKAVDENSIVGGGIYGTANKLLIPLGLHHILNSVVWFIVGDYKGAHGDLNRFFAGDPEAGIFMTGFFPIMMFALPAAALAIWREARPEHRKAVGGIMFSAALTSFLTGITEPIEFSFLFVAWPLYLVHAVLTGTSLALVNALDIHHGFTFSSGLIDYVLNWGKATNPLLLIPIGLGYAALYYVLFRFVIRRWNLRTPGREEDTQESAQESTA, translated from the coding sequence ATGAGCACCAGCACAGCCCCTTCCGCCGGCCGCCTGGCAGGCCTGCAGAAACTCGGCCGCAGCCTGATGCTGCCGATCGCCACGCTCCCCGCCGCAGGTCTCCTGCTGCGGCTAGGACAGGACGACGTCCTGGGCCGTTTCCCCGAACTCCAGAACACCGCACACGTCATCTCCGCCGCCGGCGGAGCGCTCTTCACCCACCTGCCCCTGATCTTCGCTGTCGGCGTCGCCATCGGCTTCGCGAAGAAGGCAGACGGTTCAACCGCGCTGGCCGCTGTGGTGGGATATCTCGTCCTGGACGGCGTCTTCAAGGCGATGTCGCCGGTCGTCCTCAAAGGCCAGAAGGACCTGGCAGGGGAGCAAGCCCTGGTCAATTTCGGGGTCCTGGGCGGCATCGTCATGGGCCTGCTCACGGCAGTCCTGTGGCAGCGCTTCTACCGCACCACACTCCCGCCTTACCTGGGATTCTTCAGCGGACGCCGACTGGTACCCATCCTGACGGCAGTCACCGCTCTCGTTGTCGGCGTTCTGATGAGTCTGATCTACCCCCTGTTCAACGATGGCCTGACCTCGGTCGGCAAGGCCGTCGACGAGAACAGCATCGTCGGCGGCGGAATCTACGGCACCGCGAACAAGCTGCTGATCCCCCTCGGCCTGCATCACATCCTGAACTCCGTCGTGTGGTTCATCGTCGGCGACTACAAGGGGGCACACGGAGATCTGAACCGCTTCTTCGCGGGCGACCCCGAAGCCGGTATCTTCATGACCGGCTTCTTCCCGATCATGATGTTCGCCCTCCCGGCCGCGGCCCTGGCCATCTGGCGCGAAGCCCGCCCCGAACACCGCAAGGCCGTCGGCGGCATCATGTTCTCTGCCGCACTCACCAGCTTCCTGACCGGGATCACCGAGCCGATCGAGTTCTCCTTCCTCTTTGTCGCCTGGCCCCTCTACCTCGTGCACGCGGTGCTGACCGGAACTTCTCTCGCCCTGGTCAACGCCCTCGACATCCACCACGGATTCACCTTCTCCTCCGGACTCATCGATTACGTCCTCAACTGGGGCAAGGCCACTAACCCCCTGCTGCTGATCCCCATCGGCCTGGGCTACGCCGCCCTCTACTACGTGCTGTTCCGGTTCGTCATCCGCCGCTGGAACCTGCGCACCCCCGGCCGCGAGGAGGACACCCAGGAGTCAGCCCAGGAATCCACGGCATGA
- a CDS encoding PTS glucose transporter subunit IIA, with the protein MSLAVYAPLSGDRVALGKVPDPVFAVQMVGSGPAVEPSRDTGPVDVVAPAAGVVVKLHPHAFVIRTGSGTGVLVHMGIDTVRRLNAERFRTLVAEGEQVEVGRAVITLDPATVQARGLSAICPVVVLDSPPGSGQPPAVTGPIQTGALLFRWAMS; encoded by the coding sequence GTGAGCCTCGCCGTTTATGCCCCGTTGTCCGGTGACCGTGTCGCACTCGGCAAGGTGCCCGATCCGGTCTTCGCAGTTCAGATGGTGGGCTCGGGACCGGCGGTGGAACCTTCTCGTGACACCGGGCCCGTTGATGTCGTGGCACCTGCAGCCGGCGTTGTCGTCAAGCTGCATCCGCACGCGTTCGTGATTCGGACCGGCAGCGGGACCGGCGTTCTCGTGCACATGGGCATCGACACTGTGCGGCGGCTCAACGCAGAACGTTTCCGCACGCTTGTTGCGGAAGGAGAGCAAGTCGAGGTGGGTCGTGCTGTGATCACCCTCGACCCTGCCACGGTCCAAGCACGCGGCCTGTCCGCGATATGCCCCGTCGTTGTGCTCGACAGCCCACCCGGATCAGGACAGCCGCCGGCCGTCACCGGGCCGATCCAGACCGGGGCACTCCTGTTCCGCTGGGCCATGTCATGA
- a CDS encoding HAD family hydrolase — MDLDGTLVLSEDVHRRAWQAFFDSWGVEVTDADYEQRYMGRRPSDVITGVPGPWTGTDAAAALATMTAFILEHADSVKVVPGAIALIQQLRTKYSLSVVTSAGAQWAQHLLENVLGVRDLVDVVVTSEEITCGKPSPEGYLRACVAMRARPEECLAFEDSPSGIRALVAAGVRNIVGVTTSATAADLTRAGARWTVPDLTHRRLLDIRRSISARTAARGSNDKEARA; from the coding sequence ATGGACCTGGACGGGACTCTGGTACTCAGCGAGGACGTGCACCGGCGTGCCTGGCAGGCGTTCTTTGACTCGTGGGGCGTAGAGGTGACCGACGCCGACTACGAGCAGCGGTACATGGGACGGCGTCCCAGCGACGTCATCACGGGCGTGCCCGGGCCCTGGACAGGGACAGACGCGGCTGCTGCCCTCGCCACCATGACCGCCTTTATCCTGGAGCATGCCGACAGCGTGAAGGTCGTGCCTGGCGCCATCGCTCTCATCCAGCAGCTGCGCACAAAGTACTCACTGTCTGTCGTCACCAGCGCCGGAGCGCAGTGGGCCCAGCACCTCCTCGAGAATGTTCTCGGTGTGCGCGACCTGGTCGACGTCGTCGTCACCTCCGAGGAAATCACCTGCGGCAAGCCGTCGCCGGAGGGCTACCTGAGGGCCTGCGTGGCCATGCGGGCACGGCCGGAAGAGTGCCTCGCCTTCGAGGACTCGCCCTCGGGGATTCGCGCGCTTGTCGCCGCCGGTGTGCGGAACATCGTCGGTGTCACCACGAGCGCCACCGCAGCCGATCTCACCCGCGCCGGAGCGCGCTGGACAGTTCCCGATCTCACCCACCGACGTCTGCTGGACATACGCAGATCCATCAGCGCTCGGACAGCGGCCCGGGGAAGCAACGACAAGGAGGCCAGAGCGTGA
- a CDS encoding sugar ABC transporter substrate-binding protein, translating to MSASIPARRTFRRCLAAATATVLLTVLTAACGETGSSTAGGKDKTFTIGLANADTTIPFLASMNSAFEAEAKRLGMKTVTLNGGLDNAKQAANVQTLVARKVDLILVCSSSPTAVIPAIKQANRAGIPVMALNAQLNPGADLVTYIGASDRQFGQGEGKLIVQALPKGGKIAITLGTLGSTPQVERLKGIKDVLKNHPNIKIVATPVDNFKNSENLSVTQDLLSKYPKGKLDAIVAQGPQMYVGAQYARKIGRNEIRFIAGDYSKQVEAAIKSGDLYGTVNQSPVLEGKLGAQYANYWLTGQKDKVKRPNYYIPLPLITKDNVDTNPAEWSG from the coding sequence ATGTCCGCATCCATCCCCGCCCGCCGCACCTTCAGACGTTGCCTGGCCGCCGCGACCGCCACCGTGCTGCTGACCGTGCTTACGGCCGCTTGCGGCGAGACCGGCAGCAGCACCGCCGGCGGCAAGGACAAGACCTTCACCATCGGTCTGGCCAACGCCGACACCACGATCCCCTTCCTCGCCTCCATGAACTCCGCCTTCGAGGCCGAGGCGAAGCGGCTCGGCATGAAGACCGTCACCCTCAACGGCGGCCTCGACAACGCCAAGCAGGCCGCGAACGTGCAGACCCTGGTGGCCCGCAAGGTGGACCTGATCCTGGTCTGCTCCTCCAGCCCGACCGCCGTCATCCCCGCCATCAAGCAGGCCAACCGCGCCGGTATCCCGGTGATGGCACTCAATGCCCAGCTCAACCCCGGCGCCGACCTGGTGACGTATATCGGGGCCTCGGACCGCCAGTTCGGACAAGGTGAGGGCAAGCTCATCGTCCAGGCGCTTCCCAAGGGCGGGAAAATCGCAATCACGCTCGGAACGCTCGGCTCCACCCCGCAGGTCGAGCGGCTCAAGGGCATCAAGGACGTCCTCAAGAATCACCCCAACATCAAGATCGTCGCCACACCGGTCGACAACTTCAAGAACAGCGAGAACCTGTCCGTGACCCAGGACCTCCTCTCGAAGTACCCCAAGGGGAAGCTGGACGCGATCGTCGCCCAAGGCCCCCAGATGTACGTCGGGGCCCAGTACGCACGCAAGATCGGGCGCAACGAGATCCGCTTCATCGCCGGCGACTACTCCAAGCAGGTCGAGGCCGCCATCAAGTCCGGCGACCTTTACGGCACCGTCAACCAGAGCCCCGTTCTGGAAGGCAAGCTCGGCGCCCAGTACGCCAATTACTGGCTGACCGGCCAGAAGGACAAGGTCAAGCGGCCCAACTACTACATCCCGCTGCCGCTGATCACCAAGGACAACGTGGACACCAACCCCGCTGAGTGGAGCGGCTGA
- a CDS encoding Gfo/Idh/MocA family protein: MKVAVLSFAHVHAATYMELLRDRSDIELITTDPDAPPGDPTRGKALADELGVTHRASYEEVFAERPQAVIVTSENTRHRQLVEQAAAAGAHILCEKPIATTQHDARAMINACEQAGVNLMTAYPVRFHPAFTALRHTLAEGSLGSLLSVHGVNNSRPPGLERPWFADPALAGGGAIMDHTLHIADLLDVLLDGEQPIQVYAVANTLLTRNDQDEDENEPKVESASLLTLTYAHGLVATIDCSWSHPATHPTWGGLTLTCVGQRALVEFDAFPPLLDGYDSTQATTRWEPGAIDLNAAMLDTFLTAARTGQRAHPDGHTGLRTLRTALAAYESLRTSQPVLVAGAA; the protein is encoded by the coding sequence ATGAAGGTCGCCGTCCTGTCCTTCGCCCACGTTCACGCCGCCACGTACATGGAGTTGCTCCGCGACCGCAGCGACATCGAGCTCATCACCACCGACCCCGACGCCCCGCCCGGCGACCCGACCCGCGGCAAGGCCCTGGCTGACGAACTCGGCGTCACCCACAGGGCCAGCTACGAAGAGGTCTTCGCAGAACGCCCCCAAGCCGTCATTGTCACCAGCGAGAACACACGGCACCGTCAGCTTGTCGAACAAGCCGCCGCGGCAGGCGCACACATTCTGTGCGAGAAGCCGATAGCCACCACCCAACACGACGCCCGCGCCATGATCAACGCCTGTGAGCAAGCGGGGGTCAACCTCATGACCGCATATCCCGTACGCTTCCACCCAGCCTTCACAGCATTGCGTCACACCCTTGCCGAGGGCTCCCTTGGATCCCTTCTCAGCGTTCACGGCGTCAACAACTCCCGCCCTCCTGGCCTGGAACGGCCCTGGTTCGCCGACCCCGCCCTTGCGGGCGGCGGCGCGATCATGGACCACACCCTGCACATCGCGGATCTCCTGGACGTTCTCCTCGACGGCGAACAACCCATACAGGTCTACGCCGTCGCCAACACCCTCCTCACACGGAACGACCAAGACGAGGACGAAAACGAACCGAAGGTGGAATCCGCCAGCCTCCTCACCCTCACCTACGCCCACGGGCTCGTGGCCACCATCGACTGCAGCTGGAGCCACCCAGCCACCCATCCCACCTGGGGCGGCCTCACTCTCACCTGCGTCGGGCAGCGCGCTCTCGTCGAGTTCGACGCCTTCCCACCCCTCCTCGACGGCTACGACAGCACCCAAGCCACCACCCGCTGGGAGCCCGGCGCCATCGACCTCAACGCGGCCATGCTCGACACCTTCCTCACCGCCGCCCGCACCGGCCAGCGAGCCCACCCCGACGGACACACCGGACTACGCACGCTCCGCACCGCCCTGGCCGCCTACGAATCCCTGCGTACCAGCCAGCCCGTACTCGTGGCCGGTGCAGCCTGA
- the nagB gene encoding glucosamine-6-phosphate deaminase, whose protein sequence is MEVVIRPDAEDAGRTVAGIIHHAIAAGTKVLGLATGSSPLSVYRDLVRRHQQEALSFVGIDAFLLDEYVGLPPSHPQSYAQVIRRELVDHVDLDPAQLHAPLGTTSDPQQEARRFERTLTAAGRVGVQLLGIGANGHIGFNEPGSSLASCTRVKTLTDDTRRDNACFFGGIDEVPRHVITQGLATIAAAAHLVLIATGPHKARAVAAAVEGPVSAMCPASTLQLHPHATVVVDELAAARLEQQPYYREVARHKPAGQGY, encoded by the coding sequence ATGGAAGTGGTGATCCGGCCCGACGCCGAAGACGCCGGCCGCACTGTCGCTGGCATCATCCACCACGCGATTGCCGCAGGTACGAAGGTCCTCGGGCTTGCCACGGGCTCCTCTCCCCTGAGCGTCTACCGGGACCTGGTCCGCCGCCACCAGCAGGAGGCCCTCAGTTTCGTCGGCATCGACGCCTTCCTCCTCGACGAATATGTTGGGCTCCCACCCTCACATCCGCAGTCCTACGCCCAGGTGATCCGCCGCGAGTTGGTCGACCACGTCGACCTTGACCCAGCCCAGCTCCACGCTCCCCTCGGAACGACATCGGACCCACAGCAAGAGGCCCGCCGTTTCGAGCGCACCCTCACGGCCGCAGGACGGGTCGGCGTGCAGCTGCTCGGGATCGGCGCCAACGGTCATATCGGATTCAATGAACCGGGCTCCTCCCTCGCCTCATGCACCCGGGTCAAGACCCTCACCGACGACACCCGCCGCGACAACGCGTGCTTCTTCGGCGGAATCGACGAGGTGCCCCGGCACGTCATCACCCAAGGACTGGCCACGATCGCCGCGGCCGCCCACCTCGTGCTGATCGCCACCGGCCCGCACAAGGCCCGCGCGGTGGCCGCCGCCGTCGAAGGCCCCGTCAGCGCGATGTGCCCCGCCTCCACTCTCCAACTGCATCCCCACGCCACGGTCGTGGTGGACGAACTCGCTGCAGCCCGGCTGGAACAGCAGCCTTACTACCGTGAGGTCGCCCGCCACAAGCCCGCCGGTCAGGGGTACTGA
- a CDS encoding GntR family transcriptional regulator, with the protein MAEQRIVAKGMVPKHAQLRAILVDMCTNRLSPGDALPSERQLCIDHGVSRVTVREALGQLVSEGLAVRVHGRGTFVAERAYRSELRLASFHEDMRRLGLEPGTVVLSISQDIPSPASAEALQMSEGQQAWHVRRLRLADGAPISVDDAWYSASLLPELDSVDFTVSIYDTLDTRFGHPVNRAEQTVGAALASAETAALLGIRPGVAVMTFDRVAYSGELPVEHAYSWFRADRYQLHMTLTDR; encoded by the coding sequence GTGGCTGAACAGCGGATTGTCGCCAAGGGCATGGTGCCCAAGCACGCACAGCTCCGCGCGATCCTGGTCGACATGTGCACCAATCGACTGTCGCCCGGCGATGCACTGCCTAGTGAGCGTCAGCTGTGCATCGACCACGGGGTCAGCCGCGTAACGGTGCGCGAAGCGCTCGGCCAGCTGGTGTCCGAAGGTCTGGCCGTCCGCGTCCACGGGCGGGGGACCTTCGTGGCCGAGCGGGCGTACCGTTCCGAACTGCGCCTGGCTTCGTTCCATGAGGATATGCGCCGCCTCGGTCTGGAGCCGGGCACCGTCGTCCTGTCGATCAGCCAGGATATCCCCTCTCCTGCATCGGCCGAGGCGCTGCAGATGAGTGAGGGGCAGCAGGCGTGGCACGTCCGCCGCCTCCGGCTGGCTGACGGGGCACCCATTTCCGTGGACGATGCGTGGTACAGCGCCAGCCTCTTGCCTGAACTGGACAGTGTGGACTTCACTGTCTCGATCTACGACACCCTGGATACGCGCTTCGGGCATCCTGTCAACCGGGCGGAGCAGACGGTCGGAGCCGCGCTTGCCTCTGCGGAGACGGCCGCACTCCTGGGCATTCGTCCAGGTGTCGCCGTGATGACCTTCGACCGGGTCGCCTACAGTGGCGAGCTGCCCGTTGAGCACGCGTACTCATGGTTCCGTGCCGACCGGTATCAGCTGCACATGACGCTCACCGACCGGTGA